The region AATACGGGCTTGAAAAAATCAAAATACGCTTTTCCGATACTCCATTTATATGAATTAAGAGAACCGATACACTTACGGAGATTAAGAAATGAGTTCGGTTTTGCACCACCACAAAGTTTTGCTTACATTGATAAATATGAATCTCTTGTAGAGTACGTGAAGGATTCTGGTTTAAGGAGGCTATTCTAATGAGCAGAAAATTTTTTCTGAATCTAAGAGAAAGACCATTTGAGGCCATAAAAAACGGCACAAAAAAAGTTGAGATAAGAGCAAATAAAAATAAATACACTAGAAATTCGGCCAATCTTATGAAGCCAGGTGATATAATAGTTTTTACAAAAGAAAACAGCAAAGAAAAATTGGAATGCACAATAGAAAGAATAACACTCTACAAAACATTAAGAGAATTATTAATAAAAGAGGGAACAGAACAGACCTTATCAAGCACAAATGATATTGAAGAGGGTATAAAATCAATAGAATCGATTGATAATTACAAGGAATATATAAAGAAAAACGGCGTGTTTGCCATTAAACTGAAGAATGTAAAATTTATAAATTGAGGCGAGCCCCCGAACTCTTCGATTTTGCTTCGCAAAATCTCGCCTCAACTTCGTCTTAGTCTGCTAACAAGCGTTATCAGGTTCGCCGGGCGCTTCGCTGGCTCACCCAAATTTGAGCAAAGCTCAAACTTCTGATAACACTATATGTTATGTGCGGTATTACTCGGCAGGCAAAAAAATTATAAATAATTAAGGTTTGCAACTTTTGATTATGGTATCAGAGAAAAGAGCAAAAGAAATCTTGAGAATTTATGAAGACGCATGGGTAAATCAAGATGTTGATAAGATTCTAAGCATTTTCAAAAAAGACGGAATTTATCACGAAAGAGTATTAAAAGAACCATTTAGAGGTCATAAAGAAATTGCTGATTATTGGAAAACTAAAGTTTGTGACGAACAATCAAAAATAAAATTTAAATTACTTAACATGTATATTTGTGGTGATACCATTATAGCTGAATGGGATGCTTCTTTTAATAGCAACATCAAAAATGCTCGAGTTCACCTAAAAGAGGTTGCAATCATAGAAATCGAAGATGATTTAATAAAATCGTTAAGAGAATATTGGCAATCTGAAAAATTACCTTTAAAATAAAGAGTCTACCTGCCAGCGTTACTGTCACCTCGGTCGGTCGACTTCCAGTCTTCACACATAACAGTGATTAAGAGGAAATTTCTCCAGAATTTTGCCCAAATTCCTCGCTTACACTCGGAACTTCTCTAATACCATATATTAAAAATAATTGATTTTTCCGCCTTTAACCAAAAATTTAATAAATTCACTAAATAATTCATTTTATTATGAGAGCATTGCTGTTCCATTGTAAAAATTATGGTGTGAAAATTGATAGGTTGGCAAATCGTCCAGAAGATATTACTCCAGAAGAAGTGAAAGAGAAAGAACAAAATTGTAAGGATTGTGTTGTTGCTCTTATCACTGTTGAAAAAGAAGATAAAATTGAACAATTTTGTTCCCAGTTGGTTGATGAAATCGCCAAAATGAGTCAAGAAGTTGGTCATAGAAATATTGTAATTCTTCCCTTCGCACATTTATCTAATAATCTTGCTAAAGCAAAAGACGGGATTAAAGCTATGCAAATACTTGAAGATTCTTTAAAAGAAAAAAATTATGAAGTTATCCGTGCTCATTTCGGCTCACATAAATCACTTCTTCTGGATATTTATGGACATCCTGGTAATGCTCGATATCGTGAATTTTATTAATCAGCGGAAAAAAATCAACTTCTACGCTTCTCCTGACCAACCACTCCTAAAATGAAGCG is a window of Candidatus Schekmanbacteria bacterium DNA encoding:
- a CDS encoding ASCH domain-containing protein, with protein sequence MSRKFFLNLRERPFEAIKNGTKKVEIRANKNKYTRNSANLMKPGDIIVFTKENSKEKLECTIERITLYKTLRELLIKEGTEQTLSSTNDIEEGIKSIESIDNYKEYIKKNGVFAIKLKNVKFIN
- a CDS encoding nuclear transport factor 2 family protein; the encoded protein is MVSEKRAKEILRIYEDAWVNQDVDKILSIFKKDGIYHERVLKEPFRGHKEIADYWKTKVCDEQSKIKFKLLNMYICGDTIIAEWDASFNSNIKNARVHLKEVAIIEIEDDLIKSLREYWQSEKLPLK